DNA from Candidatus Thorarchaeota archaeon:
TTCTTATGCTGATGCAGGGAAAGCAATTTAGGGGATAAAGCAAAGGAGTCTGCAATCTGCGGTTTGAAGGCGAACAAGATGTGCGAGTGGTGCTACAAACATGGAGCTGGGAAGAAGTGGTATCTCAACTCGAAAAACTACCTGGAAGAGACTGCCGAAGCTGTCGGGGCTCACGAGTATATCTATGAGCTGTGGAAGCACTTTGAGAAGGTATATCTCCAGAAGATATTCGGCATTTCAACTAGGGGACCGGGCTACAAGTTTAGTATTCCAGTTGTAGGCCGTGCAATCAAATGGTACATCAACAGTTGGTTCACCAAAGAGAAGCCACTGAAAGGCAGAAATCCACGGAGAGCTGAAGGGCATCCCGGTCAAGTGGTGCCGCTTGAGGACGCTCAGCAAGTCCTAGACCTTGCAGACCCAATTCTCAAAGTCAACTGTGCTTGCAGACATATGACTCGTGGCATCGAGGATCCCTGCTGTCTGGCCTTCGGAGCACTCGCGGAAATGGTGCCGAAGCTTCCTAGATACATCCCGGAGCATGGTGCAGAACGATTGCACATTGACGAAGCGAAGGACTTCGTGGAAAAAATGAACCGAGGAGGAAGGGTCAATACGGTGTGGTTTGGCCCGGTTCCCTACATCGCTGCTCTTTGCAGCTGTGAATATCCTGAGTGCGCAGCTACA
Protein-coding regions in this window:
- a CDS encoding 4Fe-4S binding protein, which translates into the protein MCEWCYKHGAGKKWYLNSKNYLEETAEAVGAHEYIYELWKHFEKVYLQKIFGISTRGPGYKFSIPVVGRAIKWYINSWFTKEKPLKGRNPRRAEGHPGQVVPLEDAQQVLDLADPILKVNCACRHMTRGIEDPCCLAFGALAEMVPKLPRYIPEHGAERLHIDEAKDFVEKMNRGGRVNTVWFGPVPYIAALCSCEYPECAATRLRIDYGLNALYKGEYVAKVDFSKCTGCGTCASRCQFGALTFTDSMNRPFIDAWKCYGCGLCATTCPEGAIEMVDRTAVPAVKDEW